AATGTTGCTTTTAAGTATGCAATCTCTTTCAATTGATCTTCTCCACCAGTTACTTTAACAGTTTGAGGAGACACTTCTTGTTTTGTAATTTTGTATAGTGAGTCAATATCACTTTGACTTACATCTGGTTGAACTGTCATTTTCTTAGTGACTTTGTTTTCAAGTGTAATATTAGCCACTTTAGGTTTAACGGAATAATGAATGTCATCAGCTAAACCTTTAACTTGATATTTTTCTTGATATTTTCCTGCTTTTGCATTCGTTAAATCAATAACGACTCTTAAATCTTCTGGGTTTTCAATTTTTAATATTTTAGATTGTGGACCTGAAATAGTAACATTAACAGTTTCAGGCGCTTTTGTTAAATGTAAATCTTTTGAATTATAAAGAATTTCAACTGGTACATCTTGAATCGTCTTATTTGATTTTTGACCAAGATTGCCAGTATTAAAGATATTTCCAAAAACATTGTTAACAGATAAAAAGAAAAACAATGCCAAAAGAAAGGCAATAAATCGTAAGCCCCATTTACTTTCCAGCATATTATTTCACACCTTTCTTTTGAAAACGTGTGCCAAACCAATGTTCAGCAAGCAATTCTTCAAAAATCTCATTTGAAATGTCTCGGCGCAATTTTCCATCAAATGTCACTGAAATATCACCTGTTTCTTCAGATACGATGACTGTAAATGCATCAGATACTTCTGAAATACCTACAGCAGCTCTATGTCTTGTCCCTAAGCTCTTAGAGATTTTAGCACTATCAGACAATGGTAAATAACTTGCTGCAGCAGCTATCTTAGTACCTTGAATAATCATCGCACCATCATGTAAAGGTGTATTAGGTATAAAAACATTTATCAGTAGTTCTTGTGAAATATTTGAATCCATTGCAATACCTGTTTCAATATAATCTTGTAGACCCGTTTCTTTTTCAAAGACTATTAATGCTCCTATACGTCTCTTAGCCATATATTGTACGGCTTTTGAAACAGATTGAATCAATTTCTCTTCATCTTTACTATACGTATTTGACGTATAACGTTTTAAAAAGCTACCTCTACCAAGTTGTTCTAACGCACGTCTAATTTCTGGTTGGAATATAACTATTAAAGCTAATACCCCCCATTGAATAACGATATCAAATAATTTAGATGTCGCAGTTAAGTTTAATATCATACTTATCTGTTGGCCTATAACAATTACTAATATCCCTTTAAGTAATTGTATCGCTTTAGTTCCCTTAAAGACTGTAATAAGAAGATATAGTACATACCAAACAATTAGTAAATCAAGGATACTCGTTACTATTTTTAACGTACTGAGGTTTTGAAAAAAGTTGGAAAAATCCATAACATCTCCTCCGGGTAATATTTTTCCATAATACCCATTATACCAATCATTTACAGCACTGTCATACGAACACATTTTTAAATTGAAAAAATTTATTTTAAAGTTTTTAAGCGCTCATTTTCTTTTTAGTAAATTAAAAAAGTAGTGCAAAAAGTGGAAGATACTTTTACACTACAAATCGTTCATTTATAATAATGTTTCACCAAAAAATGTTCCAATTAAAGAAACAGCCTGCTCTGCAGTATGGTTATTGTGATCGATTAACGGATTAACTTCTACTAAATCCATAGAAGTTACTAATTGTGATTGATGTAATAATTCTAATGCAAAATGACTTTCTCGATAACTAAGACCTCCTAAAACCCTAGTTCCTGTTCCAGGCGTTTCTAAAGGATCTAATGCATCAACATCTAATGATAAATGTAAACCATCAACATTTCGCGACTTTAAATATGTTAATGTACTTTCAATAACTTCTTTTATACCTACCTTGTCTATATCAGCCATTGTAAAAGTTTTAATGTCATTATCTTTAATAAATTGTCTTTCTCCTTTATCTAAATCTCTCATACCAATTAAAACGATATTTTCTGGTTTTACTACATTTTTATTAAATTCTAATAATTCTTTAGGACCTTCACCAGTTAAAATTCGTAAAGGCATGCCATGAATATTTCCACTTGGAGATTCTTCTGGAACGTTTAAATCTCCATGAGCATCATACCAAATTACTCCTAAATTATTATAATGATTACTTATAGCTGAAATAGAACCTACTGCGATAGAATGATCACCTCCGAGTACAAGAGGAAATCTATTATTATTTATTGATTTTGATACTTGATTATTAAGTTTTCCAGTAACTTCTAATATCTCATCATAGTTTCTCAAACCATTTTGCTCACTTTGAAATTTTTCTATATCTACTGTTGGTACTTCAATATCCCCTTGATCATAAATCTCAAGATTTAATTGTTTTAAACGTGGAATTAAACCAGCATATCTAATTGCTGTTGGTCCTAAATCAACACCTAGCTTTCTTTGTCCAAATGTTGATGGTACACCAATAATATCTATTGCTTTTCTATTACTCATAAGCGTCCCCCTTTGCTCTACATAAATCCAGAATAATGTATGCGCTTTCTATAATCAAGTAATACCTTGGGAGTTGGACAGAAATGATAAAGAACCACTAATGATTTATTATGCTTTTTTGGTTCTATAATAAATCGGACTGATGGAAAAAGTATTTTTCTTTCCATCAGTCCGATTTTTTGATTTTGAATATAAAAAAAGCACTTTCCAAAATGGAAAGTGCATGTAGTGAGCCATAGAGGATTCGAACCTCTGACCCTCTGATTAAAAGTCAGATGCTCTACCAACTGAGCTAATGGCTCTAATGGCTGGGCTAGCTGGATTCGAACCAACGAGTGACGGAGTCAAAGTCCGTTGCCTTACCGCTTGGCTATAGCCCAATATATAGATGGTGGAGGGGGGCAGATTCGAACTGCCGAACCCGAAGGAGCGGATTTACAGTCCGCCGCGTTTAGCCACTTCGCTACCCCTCCAGCTTATTCAGTTATTAAAATAATCAAAATG
This is a stretch of genomic DNA from Staphylococcus roterodami. It encodes these proteins:
- the cdaA gene encoding diadenylate cyclase CdaA, which produces MDFSNFFQNLSTLKIVTSILDLLIVWYVLYLLITVFKGTKAIQLLKGILVIVIGQQISMILNLTATSKLFDIVIQWGVLALIVIFQPEIRRALEQLGRGSFLKRYTSNTYSKDEEKLIQSVSKAVQYMAKRRIGALIVFEKETGLQDYIETGIAMDSNISQELLINVFIPNTPLHDGAMIIQGTKIAAAASYLPLSDSAKISKSLGTRHRAAVGISEVSDAFTVIVSEETGDISVTFDGKLRRDISNEIFEELLAEHWFGTRFQKKGVK
- a CDS encoding CdaR family protein, which produces MLESKWGLRFIAFLLALFFFLSVNNVFGNIFNTGNLGQKSNKTIQDVPVEILYNSKDLHLTKAPETVNVTISGPQSKILKIENPEDLRVVIDLTNAKAGKYQEKYQVKGLADDIHYSVKPKVANITLENKVTKKMTVQPDVSQSDIDSLYKITKQEVSPQTVKVTGGEDQLKEIAYLKATFNSNKKITGDTKDVAEVTAFDKKLNKLNVSIQPNEVNLQVKVAPFSKKVKVNVKQKGSLADDKELSSIDLEDKEIEIYGSRDDLQNISEVDAEVDLDGISESTEKTVKIDLPDGVSKAEPSETKAYINVK
- the rocF gene encoding arginase, with amino-acid sequence MSNRKAIDIIGVPSTFGQRKLGVDLGPTAIRYAGLIPRLKQLNLEIYDQGDIEVPTVDIEKFQSEQNGLRNYDEILEVTGKLNNQVSKSINNNRFPLVLGGDHSIAVGSISAISNHYNNLGVIWYDAHGDLNVPEESPSGNIHGMPLRILTGEGPKELLEFNKNVVKPENIVLIGMRDLDKGERQFIKDNDIKTFTMADIDKVGIKEVIESTLTYLKSRNVDGLHLSLDVDALDPLETPGTGTRVLGGLSYRESHFALELLHQSQLVTSMDLVEVNPLIDHNNHTAEQAVSLIGTFFGETLL